The window ATAACGTTGGCGGGCAAGAGCTACAAATTGATCTTCGGTCATGGTTCGATACGGTTTATAATGAAAGGAGTCTAACTTCCTCAAAATACAACTTTTTACCACAAATGGGAAGTTTTGAAATGCACCCGACGCAAAACATATGTTGTGTGCTGTTTAATGTATTTTTGCTGCTAATAATATTTTGTATGGGTCAACTGGTTTTGGATAAAGATTATAATCAAACTTGAGTTGTGTAAAATGCAAATGTGTTGGTGAACGTTTTTTATAAGCATTTAAACCACTTCTTCCAACTGTTGCGATAGTCTGTCCTGGCGTTATTAATTGTCCACTTTTAACTAATATCTTATTGTTATGAGCATAATAAAAAAGGCTGTTTGTATATGGGTCAAATATCCAAACATATTTGCCACCTCTCAATTGGCTTGATGTGTCCCAATTATTCTCTATTGCTAATACAATACCGCCACTTAAAGATAAAACACTGACATACTTATTTGTTCTATCGTCTTTACAATCTTGATTATTATCTTGAATAAAAATGTCGTGTGCTGGATGCCCGCCGTGTTTGTTACCATCAAAATAATTATACCCACTTGCTATGTAACCGTTTACATTACCTCCACCAATGGCAGACAAATTATAACCCTTCAATGGGAAAATCCAAGTATCTTCTTTCCAATCCTTACCGCCTTGCTTGTAATATTCTGACTTTATTTTAGGAATTTGGTTTTGAATTTCTTTCAACGCTGACCCAAATCCTATTTTATTATCTCGTATTGCATTGTTTAATGTTTCAAATTTTTGGCATAGGGTAATACTTATTTTTGGGTTGGTTGCTTTGGTGGCTCTTTCATTATTTTCCTTCTTTTCTGTTTGTTCCTGTTTGTTGTTATTGCAAGACATAAAAAACAGGAATGCGAAAAATGTGATAACTTTATTCATAGCGTTGAATTAATTCAATGTTCCTTTTTTCGGTTTCAGTTAAGAAAGATGTGACATCATTGTATCTTGGTGTATACCAAGATTGCGATTCAAAATAAGCTTTCATATCAGCAGTTTTGAAAATGTAGCCATATCTTGCATAGATTTCATTCCGCATTATTTTCAGTTCATATTTATTTAGTTTTAGAATATCACTATTTGCCAAAACTCTCTCTGATGCTTCTTGGTATTTTCCTGAGCTGGTGCTTTGTGTATTTGATGTATTCCTTTCTTGATACGTTGGTTGAGTTGTCTGTGTTGATTCGATATTGTTTTTTGATTTTCCGAAGTCAAGGCTAATTACATATTTTATTGCGACAATTAATATAAGAAGTCCTACAACACGTCCTGCACCAATGAATACTGTTTTTTTATTTTTTCCTACCCACTCACCAATGTCAAAACTATTTGTCTGCGAAACGTTACTAACTGTCGCTTGTGGTTGAGTTATACTCTCTGCTGCCAGTGGAGAAGATGTTGTTGGCTGGGGTGCAACACTTACAACAATGTTGTGTGTTTTTTTCATTCGTAAGTAACTGATTAGTCCGCCAACACAAAGAGCTGTTAATGCTCCCCAATAAGGAAACTGAAAGTCAACATCAATTTGTCCTATTGCTTCTTTGTCAATCGCACTTTTAATTACAAACTGAAGAATGATTAACGAACCTGCTCCAATAGCACCAGCTCCTGTTCCTATAAGTGCTTCTCTTTTCTCTTTGATTAAGTAAGCACCAAGACCGATGATTGCAGCACCTAACGAAAGGATAGCCCACATACTTGCTGGAATTTCCGTCTCTCTACCTGTAAACATGTCGTTGTCTTTTAGCTCTGTCCCTGTAACGAGATTAATACCTGTCACAGAACCGATTTTTTGTCCGCCACATTTGAAGTCGCAAAATGTGAAAAAGAAAAAAATAATAGCAAGAGCAAATGAAGTAGGGATTAAAGGTCGTCTGCTCGCAATGTTGTCTGCCAATGGAACTTGAACGTTGATTGTCTGCTGTCCCGAAGCGTTGTTTGGATTTTCGTTTTCCATTTTTTTAAATTTAATTGATTAATGTTTAAAACTTTAAATGTGCGGTTAGATAAAAATAAAAAACATAGCGTTGGCCAGTGTGTGGTCAGTTTCTGTCCTTTTGTTCTGTAATTTCTATGTCTGTTTTCACCTGTCAAAAGGGTTTACTTTTCTTCTTGATTAATCGGTCGTTTTCTTGTTGCCGTGTTGTCTTTTACACTCGCAGGTAACATCTGTATTGCGGCAATATCCTTATTGTCTATAGGTAAGTTAACGGATCCAAGGGGCTTACAAACTTGGCGATAGTCCGCTGGGTGATATGGGTATTGAACTCGGTGGTCTTGGTGCTCTCATGACCCAAGAGGGCTTGTATATACCGCAGTTCCATACTTTGCGCTAACAAATGTGTTGCAAATGAGTGTCTTAATGTATGTACAGTAGTATAAGGATTTACACCAGATTTGTCAACGGCTTTCCTCAAAATCATTGGTACACTTCTTGCACTATAGGAGCCGTATTCTTGCCCTTCAAATGCCCAATATACAGGTTTATATGCTGCCATATATTCCCGTAAGGCAGTAGCCATTTTAATAGAAAGAATACGATATCGGTCTTTTTTCCTTTCCCGCCTTTGATAAACACTTTTGCTTGTAACCATAGGAGGTCGTCTTTTCTCATTTGGTCACACTTTTTAAGTCTTTGGAGAAGGGGATGCAAAAACAAAAATCATGATGTATTTTTGGGGTCTGAACCTATTCTATAATTCCTTATGCGTATTCAGAAGTTTGTAACCGGTCCGTTCCAAGAAAATACCTATGTAGTGGACGCAAACAACGAGGGCGTTCTGATAGACCCCGGTTGTGCCTCCAATACCGAAAGACGGCGGGTTTTGGACTATATAACCTCTCGTCGTCTCCAAATAAAACATATCTTGCTGACGCATGGTCATATTGATCACATCCTCGACCTGAAGTTTTTTTGCGATCATTTTGAGATGGGTTATCAGATGCATACCGAAGACTTACCGATGATTGTGGAGGCCGAACGCATAGCCAAGAAATATGAGCTGACGATAGACCCGCCCGATATGCCTACCGGATTCCTGACCGAACATAACACCATCACTTTTGGTTCAGCCCAGTGGGAGATTCGTCATACCCCAGGTCATTCCCCCGGCTCCATCTGCTTTTATGATGCGGCGAATGGCTTTGTCGTGGCCGGAGACGTGCTTTTTGCCCAATCCGTAGGCCGGACAGACCTTTGGAAAGGCGCTATGTCGGTCTTGGAGCAGAGCATCCGAACACAGCTTTACACGCTTCCTATCGAAACCGTGGTTTATTGCGGTCATGGCCGTGAAACCACCATCGGTGCAGAAATAAAGTCCAATCCTTTTGTACGAGGTGTGTCATAAACCAGCTTTTACGCTACGGATCAGGTGGATCAAAGCCGTGGCGGAGTGGAGTCCAGTTTTTCCCTTCGGTTCCGTATAGACTTCCTGAACCAGTAAACCATTATAGCCTGCACGGTGGAGTACGCCTAAGATTTCGGCAACGTTCAAGTGTCCCTTACCCAAGACCGCATCTTCCCAGCCCAAAGCGGTTGGTTTACCGTCCCGGAGGTGTACCACATCCACCCATTTTGCCAAATATTCGGCATTAGATACCACGTCTTCGTCCAACAAGAGCGCCGTTCGTGGATCCCAAGCTGCCCGAAGGTTTGGGTGTGCTACTTGCGTCAGAAAATCCACCAGTTGTTCCGCCCGCTCGAACAAACCGCCGGCCTCATTGATAACCGCCAATTTGATTTGGGCTTTGGCTGCTTTATCCGCTGCTTTCTGGAAAATACCTTTTGCTTTTTCCAAAGCCCTTACCCGATCCGAAGCAACCGCAGGTGCTGTAAATCCAGACACTTCGATGTGTGAACAATTCATTTTTTTGGCGAAGTTGATGGCCTCGTCCAATAAAAAAAGATCGTTCATCCAATTTTGGGTCTCAAATACAGCGCCTTCAAAGAGTCCCGGCAAAATGGCCATGACTGGCATCTCGGCATCGTCCAAGTGGTGTCGCAGACGTGGAAGGTTGATGTAAGGAACGCGCCCTTTCTCTACCATGCGTAACATAACCCCTTCTAAGCCCCAAAGCATGGTATAATATAGCGCCCGTTCGGGGTCAGGCGTCACGGTATCTGTCAATAAAACTGGGATCATTTATTCATTCTTTTGAATTTTATATATATGCAACTGCTATAGAATGTGAAATCGCTCAACACAAGATTACAAACAAGTTTAATAAACACAACAACTTAAACTCTATTCATAAACCAAGGTTTTTGTGTCATTTACTGTGTATTCGAACATAGTGCCGTTTTTGGAATGACAATTGCTTGTCGTCTTATTTAAATCGAAAACGTTTTAACCAATACTTTTCCGTTTGAAGACCAATTTACAAATAGCACTTGAAGCCTTTCAGGAAATAGAACAACATCTTGTTTGGATTAAGCGTATTCTCTGGATGGGCGGGATGCTTGCGCTTGGAACCGCACCCATTTTTTTGTACATGTCTGCCGATTTACCCACGCCTCCTTTAAGACAATCCGCCATTTATTATTTATTGGTGCTCTCGGCTTATTTAATGTACGGCAGTTTCACGTATCGAAAGTTGGTTTATTTAAACCGTTATTTTAGGTTAGAGCAACGATTTTTGCACCATCACCAAGCAGAGGATGGTCTTTGGCAAACCCTGCAAAACCCCGACAACATTTGGGCGCCCAGCTATACCTTTCAGTTTTTACGAGCAACACTGAAGCGTTATCTGCCGGATGAGTCAAACACGGAAAAAAAACCCGCACGATGGAAGGTTTTTTCACGAAAAAAGGCCGAACATCCGCTTTTACCCGCAGAACACTTTGACCAAACACTTGGCCAACTCTGTTTGCCTTGGGTCAATCTTTCCATTGCCTTTTGGGCGAGCATGGCCTGGATCATGTATCGTACTCCCAGCCGGATTCCAGACCTCATTTGGCAAAATTATGCCGGATGGTTTGCAGCTTCGGCAGTTGTCCTAATTCTTGCATTCGCTTTTGAAATTTGGGGTATATATAAAAGAATCGGGCTTTACCAAGCATTTCCCCGTTTACGTGAAGGCGTTATGGGTTTTTCTATGGATGTTTTACAAACGGTTCCCAATTTATTGCCAGATTGGACATCGCCTTTAGCGCATACCCCTCAAGAAGAGGTCAAAGAAGCGAAAGAAGTTCTTCACCTTCAGCAAATTGGCAAAAAGGCGAAGTCAAAACCCCAAAACCTAAAAAAGAAAAAAAATGCCCACACACCAGCCGCCAGTCTTTGGGTCACGGCCAACCCTGTAGGGAATAAACCAGTGGCGTCGCCGTCAAAACCGGAAGAGGTTCCTAATCTTTTTATTCCTTTGGACGTATTGCTCACCCTTCCGACAGCAGAAGTCACGTTAGAACCAGAGCCTTCGAGCCTCTCTGAACACTTTATGCTGACGGTAACTCCCGAACTAACCCACTCCCCTAAGCAAGACCCAGAACCAGACACCGAGGCGCAGGACTTCACGTTTGAAATGGATCCAGAACCGGATACCCTTACCGATGACTGGCTTCCGGTTCCCATCTATGGTGGCAAACCCATGGCACTTCCCCAAGCCATCTCGGAGGAAGACCTCCCGCGTATGCCAGAAAGACGGTGGGGGGACAGTCTATCCGTTCCAGAGTCCTTCGTACAAGACATGCCACAAAACCCAAAAGAAGTGATTTTTATCGGGAAACTTAGTTCAAATGCGTCTGGGCAAGCCGTTCTGACGATGCAGCCTATTGGCGAAACGGATCCTATCGTAAATTCAACGCTTGATGCCACAACATTCCCGACCCCGTCGGAGAATACGCCACTTTCCGAAAACCCGCTTTTACCCACATTTTCCTCTTTGGCCGATTTGGTTTAGCCCCGTACCAAGAAGTTATATTGGGATTTTCTTTAGGCGATACGACAAGTTATATCTTCTGACCGTACTATTAATGAATGAAGAATAGAAAATATCGCTCCGATGGTGCTACAACGGGTCGCCCACAGTTTGATTCACCCAAACTTACGTTGGTAGCAGTTTGGGATTTGTTGTCCATCATTAACCCAAAGTACACGTTCTTTCTACTTCTACGACGATTTATGAATCGCCCTAAAACACGTTCTTCCTTTCTTTGCATTTGGCCTTGCATCTTTATTAGACAACGACCGTAGGGTATTGGGTATTTAAAAACCAAAATCTTAACACACCATGTCACAAACAAAAGAACGCATTAAGCAATTGGAAATTAAAGGCAATGAGCTTGTTACGAAAGTAAAAGAACTCATTGAAGAAGGCAATACGAAGAAGATCATCATCAAGCGTGAAGGGAAAGTTTTGATGGAAGTGCCCTTGTCGTATGGCGTTGGCGGAACCCTTATAGCTGTTGCCTTTGCCCCCATATTGGCTGCCATTGGTGCATTGGCGGCATTGGTATCCGACGTCACCCTTGAGGTTGTCCCCAATGCGCCGGAAGACGACCTGCTTGAATCGAAAGATGAAGACCTTCCAGCATAACACCCCGTTCATTTTGGGCATTTTTCAACAACCACATCTCGTTTAGGGGTGTGGTTTTTTATAACGTGATTTCACGATCCGCCAATGGCTTCGCGGCCATTTTGCTACGAATTTTAAGCATATACATCAGTACGCCAACCATCACGACGCCGCCAAACACGCCGGGGCCATAACTGCCCAATTTGGCGAGCAATACACCACCGATAATGGGCGCGAGAATTCTGGTTAGGCTATCAAACGAAGCACCAATGCCTAAGACCTGCCCCACTTCGTGCGGTTCCACCGCTTTTGTAATTAGGGAATTGATCATCGTTCCTGCTAAACCCATTCCAACCGCAAAAAAAGTAATGACCAACAATAAAAAGGGGACATTCGTGGTCACTGCCCAACCAAACAAGCCCAGAATGAGGGAAACAGCACCGTATAAAAGCAATTGTGGTTCTTTATAGCGCCGAGACAAGTAACCAATCATGCCACCTTGCATGACTGCGGAGGCGAAGCCCACATAGGTTAAGACATAACCGGCATGTTGTGCCGATAGTGCAAGGGGTTGACCAGAGGCATACAGGGAAAAAACTGCTGGAAAGATACCGGAGGCTAAAGTTGTCCAGAAGCGCAACCGGAACAATGGCCCCACTTTAGGACGCACAAACGTCTGCCACATGATCGGTAGCCCCATCTTAGGGCGCGGCATTTGCAGAATCATGGCCCGTTTTTCGTTGGTCAAAGACTCTGGCAATGCGAGATAAACCATCGCCAAGTTGAAGGTGGACACCGCAAAAGCCACCCATGCCGGAACCGTATAGCCCCATTGGCTTAAAAATCCGCCCAATGCTGGTCCCAAGATAAATCCTAAACCAAAGGCTGCCCCGATCATCCCCAAGCCCTTAGCCCTGTTTTGATCGTCCGTCGTATCGGTTATGTAGGCTTGTGCAACAGAGATATTCCCGCCCGTTAAGCCATCAAGCATCCGGCTTAAAAACATGAGCAGGAGGATGAGTTTAAAGGCATTAGGCGTTCCATATCCAAAGACCCAAAACCCGATCGCTTCTGCCAGTGCCAGTAGTAAAAAGCCGATCCCTGTGCCAGCAACACTAATCAATAAAACAGGCCGTCGCCCACGGACATCCGACCATCGCCCCAGTAATGGCGCACCGACAAATTGTAGGAGGGCATAGGAAGCCACCAACAGACCAATCATGATCTCGCCGGCACCATATGCCTTGGCGTAATAGGGTAAAAGCGGGAGGATTAGTCCATACCCCAGCACATCTACAAAAAGAATCAGAAAGATGGTAAAAAGTTGACGATTTTGCATACTGCGTGGGTTAGCGCAAAGCGAGAAGCAAGGTTTTTATTTACACTTAAGATACACCTGATTGCCCTTAAAACCATACGTGGGATTGCATTATTAATACAACCCCACGTCTTAGGATTTCACGTTAAACCGTCGCTTATACCCCCGGAACTGGTGTAAGCCAACCATAAGGATCTTCCCCACGGATAACAATGTCGAAGAATTTGTCTTGGATGACGGCCGTTAAAGGCCCACGCTTTCCGGAACCAATTTTATAGTGATCCACCGACCGAATTGGGGTGATTTCGGCAGCCGTTCCTGTAAAAAACAACTCGTCTGCAATATAGAGGGCTTCGCGCGGGATTTGCCCCTCAACTACTTTCATACCCATGTCCTGCACAATGGTCAAGATGGCATCGCGGGTAATGCCAGGCAAGATAGAAAGTCCCGAAGGTGCAGTATAAAGTACACCATCGCGAATGACGAATAGGTTCTCGCCGCTTCCTTCGGCCACATAGCCATGTACATTGAGCATAATCCCTTCATCAAAACCCTTCAGGATTGCATCCATTTTTACCAATTGTGCATTCAGGTAATTCCCGCCTGCTTTAGCCAATGCCGGAAAGGTGTTGGGGGCCATGCGGTTCCAGTTGGCCACTTGGACATCCACCCCATTTTCAAGGGCTTCTGGGCCGAGGTATGCCCCCCATTCCCAAACAGCAATCATGGATTCCACTTTGTTTTTGAGGGGATTCACGCCGAGAGAACCCATCCCACGCCAAACCAATGGACGGATGTAACACGCGGGTAAGTTGGCCGTTTGGATTGTTGTGATGGCCGCGTCACAAAGTTGCTCCAAGGAATAAGGAACCTCCATGCGATAGATCTTTGCAGAATCCACCAAGCGCCGCATATGTTCTTCTAAACGGAAAATGGCAGAGCCTTTCTCTGTGCGATAACAACGAATACCTTCAAAAACCGAAGATCCGTAATGCAGCGCATGAGACAGGACGTGTACGGTTGCATTTTCATAGGGGATCATCTCCCCATTAAACCAGATTTTGTGTTCCATTTTGTTACGTCTTAATTGTATCGCCCAATTATAGGCTAAGATTTATTTTTGAGACCTATAAGGTAATTGCGGATCATCTTTGATACAAAGGTTGTATGGGCTTCCCTATGCGTTTTATTAAACAATTCGTGTGTACACCCAAAACAACATGCCGTTTAATTTTGAAGACAGTGTGGATTCTCTTACAGATGGCAAAAAAACGCTTTTAGGTTTAACTTTTTAAGTTTCTGGCAGCATTTTTGCATTTTAATTGTTTGCTACCTTTTGTACATTCATGCTCCCCCATTCCTCCCCCCCTCAGGTATTCGTTTTGCAGTATAGCGGTATGGTGACCGTGTTTACAACTTTTCAGGTCTGTACTTCATCGAAGAATATACCCCCGGTTGTCTGCAAAGTCGGCAAATTTTTTTAACCTAACTTAGCCGGAGCCTGCTATGGAGCGCACCAGCCCACACCAATTTTTATTTTTTGTTCTTCTGTTTTTCTGTTTTCATGCGGCTAAGGCCAATGTGATGCCGCGCACCCTTGGTACAACAAAAACGAATACCGATAGCTTGGAGGAACGGCTACAAAGCATGACGCTTTCCGAGAAATTGGGGCAAATGCTATTGGTGGATTTTAACGTGGCAGCCCTTCCGGGTGGACTAAAGACGCCCGATCAGGCGATTCGAGAATTGCACATTGGTGGATTTTGGATCCAAAAGAAAATGAATCCAGACCAACTCCGCCGCGCTATTTCACGCTTGCAGAACAGTACTGATATCCCACTTTTCTTTGCCGCAGACTACGAGCGTGGCGCCGGATACAATGGCAATGTCCTGACCGAGTTGCCCTCCAGTATGGCCATTGGCGCAACGCGCGATCCTCGAATGGCGGAATTGGCGGGACGGGTTGTGGCAAAGGAAAGCCGGGCTTTGGGCGTTAATGTGGTTTTTGCACCGGTTGCCGACGTAAACAACAACCCACAAAATCCTATTATTAATATCCGATCGTTCGGAGAAGACCCGCAGTTGGTTGCCGATATGTCGGAAGCCTTTGTACGCGGTGCAGAACGGGGAGGCTTATTGACCACCCTCAAACACTTCCCCGGTCATGGGAATACCGCAACCGATACGCACTCCGAACAAACCTCGGTTCCGGGTAAGCGCTCTGAATTAGACCGGACTGAACTGCGCCCCTATCATCAAATTTTACGCTCCAAAACGCCGCCAGCTTTTGTCATGACGGGACATTTGGCCGTTCCCGGATTAGACCCCTCCGGCGCACCTGCCACGTTTAGCAAAGCGATGCTCGAAGGCATTCTGCGGAATGAAATGGGATTTGATGGCATCATCATTACGGACGGCATTAACATGGGAGCCATCACCAAACATTATCCCTTTGAAGAAACCATTGTCAGGCCGATAGAAGCTGGGGCAGATATTGTTCTCTTACCAACCAATCCGCGACGTGCGATTGAGGCGCTTAAGGATGCTGTTTCCACCGGACGCTTAACAGAAGAACGCATTGACCAATCCGTCCGTCGGATTTTGCGTGCAAAAGAACGGATTGAGATACCACGCGCCTTGACCTCGGATACGGGTTATATGGCCGGAACAATTGCGATGGAGATTGGCTCCGAGGGGCCTGAACTTGCACAAATGATTGCCGACCGCGCCGTTACGTTGTTAAAGAACGAAGACGACACGTTGCCTCTGGCGGAAAACTCGCGGGTATCGTTGGTTCAACTCACTTTCCAACGCACGGCCAGCGGCTTTTCTGAAGCGATGGGCACACTTGCACGCGGCCTTTCTAATGCTGGACACACGGTTTCAGAATGTCGCGTAATGGCGGCTTCTAAGTTGTGTGATGCCAAAAATGCGACCATTTCCAGTATCATGAGCCAAGTGAACGAGTCGGATGTCGTGGTCTTATCGCTTTACCTTCGTCCGAGTGAGCGACGGGGTAATGTGGCCTTAAATGCAGACCAATCCGCACTCGCCCGTCAAATTTTGGCTTCGGGGAAAAAAGTTGTGGTCATCACCTTTGGTAATCCATACATCATGGATGAGTTCCGAAATGTAGATGCGCTTGTGGTTGGTTATGACCAAGCCAAGCATACCGCAAAAGCCATGTCGCGCTTGCTCACCGGTAACCTGCGTGCTTCGGGCAAACTTCCGGTGTCTTTGGAATATTTTGAGTTCGGGACAAATCTTGGTGTAAATACCCCATCACGTCGTTCGTCACCCGCCGAACCGCTGCGGAACTGGTCACCTTCTAAACCAGAAACGGGTTTAAGAACCTTCTAAATTATACGAAAAGCAATTTCTAAAGCCTCCGGCATATTTGCGGGAGGCTTATTTTATTTGTAAACCCTTGAGCAATAACTTCACAGCTCTTTTAAAAATGGGCATGGGATCCCTTGTTCACGCGGCGACCATTACCCGTTTGAGATAGTCAACATTTTCCTGTACAGACTTTGGCCCACCAAAAACGGCATTTCCGGCGACCAAGACATTCGCTCCTGCATTTACCAAGGTTCGGGCATTTTGGGCCGTTACCCCACCATCCACTTGCAAATATGGGGTGAGATGGAGGGCATTTAAACTGTTTCGTAGTCGGCGGATTTTATCGGTCGTCGAGGGGATAAATTTTTGACCTCCAAAGCCCGGATTGACGGACATGATGAGCACGAGATCCACATAAGGCAAGATCTCCTCGATGGCAAGGAGCGAGGTTGCCGGATTAAGGGTAATACCTGCTTTGATGCCCAAATCTTTGATGGCGTGAATGGTACGGTGCAGATGTGGGCAGGTTTCTACATGAACGGTAAGAATGTCCGCACCAGCCGCAACAAAGTCTTTGAGGTAACGATCTGGTTGCTCAATCATTAAATGTACATCCAATAAAGCACCTGTTTCTTCTTTTAGGGTTCCAAGTGCTTTTAGTACGGGTGGTCCAATGGTGATATTGGGCACAAAATGACCGTCCATAACATCCACATGAAGCCAATCTGCTCCGGCTTGGAGGGCTTCTCGACAGTGTTCACGCAGACGTCCGAAATCGGCAGAGAGAATAGAAGGTGCAAGCAAAGGTGTGGTATGGCGCATCTATCAACGGAATGGTTGTGGAGAACAGTCACAAAATAACAACATTGTGTTCAACTCATTTCGAGATTTCAAGAAGTCCGTTGATTGGCATCATGAAAAAGATGTGGGTAACATAAGGATGTAAATGCCTTTTCGAAAACACGGTATTAGGGTGCTGCTCGGAATATTGACCTGTGTTGGTGCGAACAACTTTTCGATTTCAGCATGGCTGTTTCGGCATTTTTCGTTCAACACATTATTTATAAAGGACAAAGAACTTGTGTCGGTGCATGACACACTTTGGGCGAAATCATGATGGGGATAACCAAAAAAATCGCCGTATGTAGCGGCCTGATTTGCCACCTACTTACGACGATTTTGATCTTTTCTTTATAATGTCTGAAAAATTTGATGAGGGTCTGTATATGACGGTAGGGCTTTAGAAACCGCCACCCATTCCTCTAAAACCACGACCTCGGTTTGGCATAGCTCCAGCGCGTGGTTGCCGCACCCCACCTCTTTTCATACGTTGGTTTTGGGCATTGGCCTTTTCCATCTTTTTACCTGCGGCCATGGCGCGATGAATCTTCACGATTTCGAGTTGTTGTGGTGTCAAAATGCGTTCGTGGGCTGCTTCGGCATCTTGCGCAATGCGCTGCATCTCGTTACGATTTGTATTCCGG of the Rhodothermia bacterium genome contains:
- a CDS encoding ribulose-phosphate 3-epimerase yields the protein MRHTTPLLAPSILSADFGRLREHCREALQAGADWLHVDVMDGHFVPNITIGPPVLKALGTLKEETGALLDVHLMIEQPDRYLKDFVAAGADILTVHVETCPHLHRTIHAIKDLGIKAGITLNPATSLLAIEEILPYVDLVLIMSVNPGFGGQKFIPSTTDKIRRLRNSLNALHLTPYLQVDGGVTAQNARTLVNAGANVLVAGNAVFGGPKSVQENVDYLKRVMVAA